The following coding sequences lie in one Spinacia oleracea cultivar Varoflay chromosome 1, BTI_SOV_V1, whole genome shotgun sequence genomic window:
- the LOC110792090 gene encoding pectinesterase 2-like produces MGMAKQFSISFATFILVNIFFTIKAQTIPAADGEVNTWFQTAVKPFSAQSGTLESNVVEAESGAAEVIDVRQDGSGKFTTISDAVKHVKIGNTKRVIITIGPGEYKEKVKIERLSAYITFYGTDPKNRPTITFAGTAAEYGTVDSATLIVESDYFVAANIIVSNAAPRPDGERKGAQASAMRISGDKAAFYNCKFVGFQDTVCDDKGKHFFKDCYIEGTVDFIFGEGRSIYLNTEIHVLSGDPAAVITAHARKTADGEGGYSFVHCPVTGTGGNALLGRPWMEAARVVFSYCTISDVIKPEGWTNNDKPELEKTMFFGEYSNTGPGASPDKRAPYTKKLTDEEVKTFTSLEYIDAAKWLLPPPKV; encoded by the exons ATGGGAATGGCAAAACAATTTAGTATTTCTTTTGCAACTTTTATTCTTGTCAATATATTTTTTACAATTAAAGCACAAACTATTCCGGCAGCCGATGGTGAAGTTAATACTTGGTTTCAAACCGCAGTAAAACCATTTAG TGCACAATCGGGAACATTAGAATCCAATGTAGTAGAAGCTGAAAGTGGTGCCGCAGAGGTTATTGATGTTAGACAAGATGGAAGCGGAAAATTTACAACAATATCAGACGCGGTGAAACATGTTAAAATAGGAAATACTAAACGTGTAATTATAACAATCGGCCCAGGGGAGTACAAAGAAAAAGTTAAAATCGAAAGACTTAGTGCATATATCACCTTTTACGGAACAGATCCAAAGAATAGGCCAACAATAACATTTGCTGGCACAGCTGCTGAGTATGGTACTGTAGATAGTGCAACATTAATCGTGGAGTCTGATTACTTTGTCGCTGCAAATATAATTGTTTCG AACGCTGCTCCAAGACCAGACGGCGAGAGAAAAGGAGCACAAGCTTCTGCAATGAGAATATCCGGTGATAAAGCTGCATTTTACAATTGTAAATTTGTAGGATTTCAAGACACCGTTTGTGATGATAAAGGCAAACATTTCTTCAAGGATTGTTATATTGAAGGGACGGTTGATTTTATCTTTGGAGAAGGTAGATCTATATACTTG AACACCGAGATCCACGTTTTATCGGGTGATCCAGCGGCTGTTATAACCGCTCATGCAAGAAAGACTGCAGATGGAGAAGGTGGATACTCATTTGTACATTGTCCAGTGACCGGAACCGGTGGTAATGCGTTACTAGGTAGACCATGGATGGAAGCAGCACGAGTTGTTTTTTCATATTGTACCATCAGTGATGTCATCAAACCTGAGGGTTGGACTAACAACGACAAGCCAGAACTCGAAAA GACAATGTTTTTTGGGGAGTACAGTAACACGGGTCCCGGTGCATCACCAGATAAAAGAGCTCCATATACTAAGAAGTTAACAGATGAAGAAGTCAAAACATTCACGAGTCTTGAATACATTGATGCAGCTAAATGGCTACTTCCACCTCCCAAGGTGTAA